From Coffea arabica cultivar ET-39 chromosome 9c, Coffea Arabica ET-39 HiFi, whole genome shotgun sequence, one genomic window encodes:
- the LOC113707633 gene encoding acyl carrier protein 2, mitochondrial: MAARNALLKYLRVNVHPVQPFLQNPRTVIGGSISNFLRHRCFSEEVRGSFLDKSEVTDRVVTVVKNFQKVDPSKVSPSAHFHNDLGLDSLDTVEIVMALEEEFGFEIPDNEADKISSINLAVDFIASHPQAK, translated from the exons ATGGCGGCGAGGAACGCACTGCTAAAGTACCTGAGGGTGAATGTTCATCCAGTACAACCATTTCTCCAAAACCCTAGAACGGTCATTGGTGGCTCAATTTCTAATTTCCTAAGGCACCGTTGCTTCTCGGAGGAAGTTAGGGGCTCCTTCCTTGACAAGTCCGAGGTCACCGATCGCGTCGTCACCGTCGTCAAGAACTTCCAGAAAGTTGATCCTTCCAAg GTTTCCCCAAGCGCTCATTTTCATAATGATCTTGGTTTAGATAGTCTTGATACTGTGGAGATTGTTATGGCTCTTGAAGAAGAGTTTGGATTTGAGATTCCAGACAATGAAGCTGACAAGATAAGCTCCATAAATCTCGCTGTGGACTTCATTGCATCTCATCCTCAAGCAAAATAG